From one Triticum aestivum cultivar Chinese Spring chromosome 4B, IWGSC CS RefSeq v2.1, whole genome shotgun sequence genomic stretch:
- the LOC123093751 gene encoding transcription factor WER, with product MDAMSSAVLQGAWRKGPWTALEDRLLTEYVQQQGEGSWNSVAKLTGLRRSGKSCRLRWVNYLRPDLKRGKITADEETVILQLHAMLGNRWSAIARCLPGRTDNEIKNYWRTHFKKARPSRRARAQLLHQYQLQQQQQHRQYLHALHLLQQQQQQMQMQLQENHHHQQQQQAMMMAQQSPPEEDQAVITAVGNMNSMETAECYCPCPAASAVLDLPLPADDEDALWDSLWRLVDGEDGSSGGDSGEY from the exons ATGGACGCGATGAGCAGCGCGGTGTTGCAGGGGGCGTGGAGGAAGGGGCCATGGACGGCGCTGGAGGACCGGCTGCTGACCGAGTACGTGCAGCAGCAGGGCGAGGGCAGCTGGAACTCCGTCGCCAAGCTCACCGGGCTGCGGCGGAGCGGCAAGAGCTGCCGGCTGCGGTGGGTGAACTACCTCCGGCCGGACCTGAAGCGGGGCAAGATCACCGCCGACGAGGAGACCGTCATCCTCCAGCTCCACGCCATGCTCGGCAACAG GTGGTCGGCGATCGCGCGGTGCCTGCCGGGGAGGACGGACAACGAGATCAAGAACTACTGGCGGACGCACTTCAAGAAGGCGCGGCCGTCCAGGCGGGCCAGGGCGCAGCTGCTGCACCAGTAccagctccagcagcagcagcagcaccgccAGTACCTCCACGCGCTGCAcctcctccagcagcagcagcagcagatgcaGATGCAGCTACAGGAGAatcaccaccaccagcagcagcagcaggcgatGATGATGGCGCAGCAGAGCCCGCCGGAGGAGGACCAGGCCGTGATCACCGCCGTCGGCAACATGAACAGCATGGAGACTGCAGAGTGCTACTGCCCGTGCCCGGCGGCGTCGGCGGTGCTCGACCTCCCGCTCCcggccgacgacgaggacgcgctGTGGGACAGCCTCTGGCGGCTCGTCGACGGCGAGGACGGCTCCAGCGGAGGCGACTCAGGCGAGTACTAG
- the LOC123093750 gene encoding E3 ubiquitin-protein ligase WAV3 — protein MADAWGRAKRALATKLCIRLPDRQRALEDAPPPPPGREAHHPPSAAAPGPATAEEERARSPSASSRRLSSSGSRGSKRVCAICLGSMRTGHGQALFTAECSHKFHFHCITSNVRHGNHICPICRADWKELPFQGPQLADATHGRARVSPVNWPQDDGHMAVIRRLSNSYSGNLLEQFPVFRTPEADIFNDDEQIDIQSENVEENNAVTGSVEIKTYAEVQAIQQSVTQKVFSILIHLKAPKSLESVSSRAPLDLVTVLDVSGSMKGAKLALLKKAMGFVIQTLGPNDRLSVIAFSSTARRLFPLRQMNVNGRMQAMQAVNSLVDGGGTNISDGLKKGAKVIEHRRMKNPVCSIILLSDGQDTYSVPTYDDGVQTNHSMLVPPSILPGTGNHVQIHTFGFGADHDSAAMHAIAETSSGTFSFIDAEGSIQNGFAQCIGGLLSVVVKEMRLGIECVDESVLLTSIKSGGYASEVAVDGRNGSVDIGDLYADEERGFLITLHVPAALGQQTVLIKPSCTYQDAVTTESIQVQGEEVSVERPAYSVDCKMSPEVEREWHRVQAMEDMSAARAAADGGDFSQAVSILEGRTRILESQAAQSSDSQCLALITELREMQERVESRRRYDESGRAFMLAGLSSHSWQRATARGDSTELNTQIHTYQTPSMVDMLHRSQALVPAVVEMLNRSPTVAPSRGSGRSVRSTKSFSERLA, from the exons ATGGCGGACGCCTGGGGCCGGGCCAAGCGCGCGCTCGCCACCAAGCTCTGCATCCGCCTGCCGGACCGCCAGAGGGCCCTCgaggacgcgccgccgccgccgccgggacgcGAGGCGCACCATCCGCCGTCGGCCGCGGCGCCGGGCCCTGCGAcggcggaggaggagagggccaGGTCGCCGTCCGCGTCCTCGCGGCGGCTCTCCAGCTCCGGCAGCCGGGGCTCCAAG AGGGTATGCGCCATCTGCCTTGGCAGTATGAGGACAGGGCACGGACAGGCCCTGTTTACTGCTGAATGCTCCCATAAGTTCCATTTCCATTGCATCACTTCAAATGTCAGGCATGGCAACCATATCTGCCCAATATGCCGTGCCGACTGGAAAGAACTGCCCTTCCAGGGACCTCAACTTGCAGATGCCACCCATGGGAGAGCTAGAGTAAGCCCGGTAAATTGGCCCCAAGACGACGGACACATGGCTGTTATCCGCAGGCTTTCCAACTCATACAGTGGAAATCTGCTGGAGCAATTTCCTGTCTTCCGTACTCCCGAGGCAGACATTTTCAATGACGATGAGCAAATAGATATTCAGTCTGAAAatgtggaggagaacaatgcaGTCACTGGTTCGGTTGAAATCAAGACATATGCAGAAGTGCAGGCCATACAGCAGTCAGTGACCCAGAAGGTCTTTTCTATCTTGATTCATCTCAAGGCTCCGAAGTCCTTGGAGTCGGTGAGCTCCCGTGCGCCTCTTGACCTTGTGACCGTGCTTGATGTCAGTGGCAGCATGAAAGGGGCCAAACTTGCACTTCTCAAGAAGGCAATGGGCTTTGTCATCCAGACGCTTGGGCCCAATGACCGGCTGTCTGTCATTGCCTTCTCGTCTACGGCACGGAGGCTCTTTCCCCTTCGCCAAATGAACGTCAACGGACGAATGCAAGCCATGCAGGCTGTGAATTCCCTTGTTGATGGTGGCGGCACAAACATTTCTGATGGGCTAAAGAAGGGTGCTAAAGTCATCGAGCACCGTCGGATGAAGAATCCTGTTTGCAGCATCATTCTTCTGTCGGATGGTCAAGACACATATTCGGTGCCAACCTATGACGATGGGGTTCAGACAAACCACAGCATGCTTGTTCCTCCCTCAATCCTGCCTGGAACAGGTAATCATGTGCAAATCCACACCTTTGGTTTCGGTGCAGATCATGACTCGGCGGCGATGCACGCTATTGCGGAGACATCTAGCGGCACATTCTCATTTATCGACGCCGAAGGCTCAATCCAGAATGGATTTGCTCAGTGTATTGGTGGCCTCCTCAGTGTTGTGGTTAAGGAGATGCGGCTGGGCATCGAGTGTGTGGATGAAAGCGTGCTACTCACCTCCATCAAGTCAGGTGGCTATGCAAGTGAAGTAGCCGTGGATGGACGTAACGGGTCAGTCGATATAGGCGACCTGTATGCAGATGAAGAGAGGGGGTTTCTGATCACCCTCCATGTCCCAGCTGCACTGGGGCAGCAGACTGTACTGATCAAGCCAAGCTGTACATACCAAGACGCAGTTACAACAGAGAGCATTCAGGTGCAGGGTGAAGAAGTGAGTGTCGAGCGTCCTGCATACTCTGTGGACTGCAAAATGTCTCCCGAGGTTGAGCGCGAGTGGCACCGCGTTCAAGCCATGGAGGACATGTCCGCTGCGCGGGCCGCGGCCGACGGAGGCGATTTCTCCCAGGCCGTGTCGATCCTCGAAGGCCGCACGAGGATCCTGGAGTCGCAGGCAGCGCAATCTTCAGACAGCCAGTGCCTGGCGCTGATCACGGAGCTGAGGGAGATGCAGGAGAGGGTGGAGAGCCGGCGGAGGTACGACGAGTCCGGCAGGGCCTTCATGCTGGCAGGCCTGAGCTCGCACTCATGGCAGAGGGCCACGGCGCGCGGCGACTCGACGGAGCTCAACACCCAAATCCACACCTACCAGACGCCGTCGATGGTCGACATGCTGCACCGCTCGCAGGCTCTCGTGCCCGCCGTCGTCGAAATGCTGAACCGCTCCCCGACCGTTGCTCCTTCACGCGGCTCCGGCCGGTCGGTGAGGTCGACAAAGTCCTTCTCCGAGCGGCTGGCCTGA